One stretch of Desulfobacterales bacterium DNA includes these proteins:
- a CDS encoding FeoA family protein — translation MKLSEMKKGQRATIVRVGGIGALRRRVLEMGMGKGVEIYVEKYAPLKDPLELIVKGYHVSLRVEEAEQITVDEVK, via the coding sequence ATGAAATTAAGTGAGATGAAGAAAGGACAACGCGCAACAATTGTTCGGGTGGGTGGAATAGGTGCTTTGCGACGCAGAGTTCTTGAAATGGGAATGGGTAAGGGCGTCGAGATATATGTCGAAAAATATGCTCCCTTGAAGGATCCGCTGGAACTGATCGTAAAAGGCTATCATGTTTCTCTTCGGGTTGAAGAGGCTGAACAGATCACCGTAGATGAGGTGAAGTAA